Proteins encoded by one window of Streptomyces clavuligerus:
- a CDS encoding S1 family peptidase translates to MRIGSFRGRTARIAAAGVASAATAALLATAAPAQAGPADPGPQPQATQAPKDPGAFIIGGGAVPNDKYPFMVALLMKGKGSPVDRQFCGGSLLDAYTVVTAAHCVDHTDPKDIQVVAGRTVLSNTQQGQVRDVMGITVHPRYAKNYAYDLAFIDIDWKKPITGIAPVKLPTTGTDALIKPGAKATVTGWGNTDTELPNFPDRLREVDVPILSHAECEISNSPYEKGVDLCAGVEGKDSCQGDSGGPLFRKLKGREAPIQIGVVSRGDGCAAQGAPGVYVSLSSAKLWKTLYESPEGAKVAKRLGR, encoded by the coding sequence ATGCGCATCGGTTCCTTCAGAGGCCGCACCGCCCGTATCGCAGCCGCCGGTGTGGCGTCCGCCGCCACCGCCGCCCTCCTCGCGACGGCCGCCCCCGCCCAGGCCGGGCCCGCCGACCCCGGCCCCCAGCCGCAGGCGACCCAGGCCCCGAAGGACCCCGGCGCCTTCATCATCGGCGGCGGAGCCGTACCCAACGACAAGTACCCGTTCATGGTCGCGCTGCTGATGAAGGGCAAGGGCAGCCCCGTCGACCGGCAGTTCTGCGGCGGCAGCCTCCTCGACGCCTACACCGTCGTGACCGCCGCGCACTGTGTCGACCACACGGACCCGAAGGACATCCAGGTCGTCGCCGGCCGGACCGTGCTGAGCAACACCCAGCAGGGCCAGGTCCGCGACGTCATGGGGATCACCGTCCACCCGCGCTACGCCAAGAACTACGCGTACGACCTCGCCTTCATCGACATCGACTGGAAGAAGCCGATCACCGGCATAGCCCCGGTCAAGCTCCCCACCACGGGCACGGACGCCCTGATCAAGCCGGGCGCCAAGGCGACCGTCACCGGCTGGGGCAACACCGACACCGAGCTGCCGAACTTCCCGGACCGGCTGCGGGAGGTCGATGTGCCGATCCTGTCGCACGCCGAGTGCGAGATCAGCAACTCGCCGTACGAGAAGGGCGTCGACCTCTGCGCCGGGGTCGAGGGCAAGGACTCCTGCCAGGGCGACAGCGGCGGCCCGCTCTTCCGCAAGCTCAAGGGCCGGGAGGCGCCGATCCAGATCGGCGTGGTCTCCCGCGGCGACGGCTGCGCCGCGCAGGGCGCCCCCGGCGTCTATGTCTCGCTCAGCTCCGCCAAGCTGTGGAAGACGCTGTACGAGTCCCCCGAGGGCGCGAAGGTGGCCAAGCGCCTGGGCCGCTGA
- a CDS encoding LLM class F420-dependent oxidoreductase: MRLGLALGYWGRGPTPGHLDLAREAERLGYASVWTAEAWGSDAFTPLTWIAAHTSRIRLGTAVAQMAARSPTATAMQALTLDHLSGGRMMLGLGLSGPQVVEGWYGRPFPRSPLTATREYVEVIRQVLRREGPVALAGRFHSHPYRGADGTGLGRALKPITHPLRAGLPLLLGAEGPKNVAQTLEIADGWLPLYWSPRRTDAYGLSPAAVPAGFVIAPLVRAQVCDDLAEGLLPVKAMLGFYIGGMGHATRNFHADLMARMGYEEAARRVQRLFAEGRRNEAVQAVPDAFADEISLVGPRERIAERLALWRAGPVTDLLVTAPDPATLRTLAELAL; this comes from the coding sequence ATGCGACTGGGACTCGCGCTCGGCTACTGGGGCCGCGGCCCCACGCCCGGCCATCTCGACCTCGCCCGGGAGGCCGAACGGCTCGGCTATGCCTCGGTCTGGACGGCCGAAGCCTGGGGATCGGATGCCTTCACCCCGCTGACCTGGATCGCCGCCCATACCTCCCGGATCCGACTGGGCACCGCCGTGGCCCAGATGGCGGCCCGCTCCCCCACCGCCACCGCCATGCAGGCCCTCACCCTGGACCATCTCTCCGGTGGCCGGATGATGTTGGGTCTGGGGCTCTCCGGACCCCAGGTGGTCGAGGGCTGGTACGGCCGTCCGTTCCCCCGCAGCCCGCTCACCGCCACCCGGGAGTACGTGGAGGTGATCCGCCAAGTGCTGCGCCGCGAGGGGCCGGTGGCCCTGGCGGGGCGCTTCCACTCCCACCCCTACCGGGGCGCGGACGGCACCGGACTCGGCCGCGCGCTCAAGCCGATCACCCATCCGCTGCGCGCCGGTCTGCCGCTGCTCCTCGGCGCGGAGGGCCCGAAGAACGTGGCGCAGACGCTGGAGATCGCGGACGGCTGGCTGCCGCTGTACTGGTCGCCCCGGCGGACGGACGCCTATGGGCTCTCCCCGGCGGCGGTGCCCGCCGGTTTCGTGATCGCGCCCCTGGTCCGCGCCCAGGTCTGCGACGACCTCGCCGAGGGGCTGCTGCCGGTGAAGGCGATGCTGGGCTTCTACATCGGCGGCATGGGCCACGCCACCCGGAACTTCCACGCCGACCTGATGGCACGGATGGGGTACGAGGAGGCCGCCCGCCGGGTCCAGCGGCTCTTCGCCGAGGGGCGGCGCAACGAGGCGGTCCAGGCCGTGCCCGACGCCTTCGCCGACGAGATCTCCCTCGTCGGGCCCCGGGAGCGGATCGCCGAACGGCTGGCGCTGTGGCGCGCCGGGCCGGTCACCGACCTGCTGGTGACCGCGCCCGACCCGGCGACCCTGCGCACCCTGGCCGAGCTGGCGCTGTAG
- a CDS encoding ferredoxin, translating to MGDRWRIEVDRGVCVGSGMCVGSAPEGFRLDAARQAHPATEEADAGEPLLEAAENCPVEAITITLAATGEPVFPPED from the coding sequence ATGGGTGATCGCTGGCGGATCGAGGTCGACCGGGGGGTCTGTGTCGGCTCGGGCATGTGCGTCGGCTCCGCGCCGGAGGGCTTCCGCCTGGACGCGGCCCGGCAGGCGCACCCCGCGACGGAGGAGGCGGACGCGGGCGAGCCCCTGCTCGAAGCGGCGGAGAACTGCCCGGTGGAGGCCATCACCATCACCCTGGCGGCCACCGGCGAACCGGTCTTCCCCCCGGAGGACTGA
- a CDS encoding prenyltransferase/squalene oxidase repeat-containing protein: MTTAYRRSAAALAVSAVLGVAIASAAAPTALAAPAPAPSAALPTGLYGTGDPTYDGVWRQSLALLAQDTAGVRPARAAVAWLTGQQCDSGAYPSYRADTRRDCDPKTLPDSNATAAAVQALAALGGQDATVRKSVDWLKSVQNADGGWSYNPGGASDANSTSLVIGALAAAGGQPEQTRSKDGKSPQDALLGFARPCGEKENGGAFVYQPKQPGLVADSTAAAVTAARGAGLAGPAQAPKDTEPVACAPARTVEDAARNGAGYLTKELAEKGHLLQPPMPGSADPEPKPDVGNTADAVVALAALGLAEQAEKPLAWLEQNAAGWAKESGPAAYAQLVFAAHATGGDPRDFGGTDLVAALNATGPEPEQASPKGAEAAEAAEAAEAAKDTDGDSGSGTWWFVGAFFAASAGVGVLFAGRRRSRS; encoded by the coding sequence ATGACCACCGCATACCGTCGCAGCGCCGCCGCGCTCGCCGTGTCCGCCGTACTGGGCGTCGCCATCGCCTCCGCCGCCGCGCCCACCGCGCTCGCGGCACCGGCCCCCGCGCCGTCGGCGGCGCTCCCCACCGGTCTGTACGGGACCGGCGACCCGACGTACGACGGTGTCTGGCGGCAGTCGCTGGCGCTGCTCGCGCAGGACACCGCCGGGGTGCGCCCCGCGCGGGCGGCCGTGGCCTGGCTCACCGGGCAGCAGTGCGACAGCGGCGCGTACCCCTCGTACCGCGCCGACACCCGGCGCGACTGCGACCCGAAGACGCTGCCCGACTCGAACGCCACCGCCGCCGCCGTGCAGGCGCTGGCCGCGCTCGGCGGGCAGGACGCGACCGTGCGGAAGTCCGTGGACTGGCTGAAGTCCGTGCAGAACGCCGACGGCGGCTGGAGCTACAACCCGGGCGGCGCCAGCGACGCGAACTCGACCTCCCTGGTGATCGGCGCGCTCGCGGCGGCGGGCGGGCAGCCGGAGCAGACGCGCTCGAAGGACGGGAAGTCGCCCCAGGACGCGCTGCTCGGCTTCGCGCGGCCGTGCGGGGAGAAGGAGAACGGCGGGGCCTTCGTCTACCAGCCGAAGCAGCCGGGGCTCGTCGCGGACTCGACCGCCGCGGCCGTGACCGCCGCGCGCGGCGCGGGTCTGGCCGGTCCCGCGCAGGCGCCGAAGGACACGGAGCCGGTGGCCTGCGCCCCGGCGCGGACCGTCGAGGACGCCGCCCGCAACGGCGCCGGGTATCTCACGAAGGAGCTGGCGGAGAAGGGGCATCTGCTCCAGCCGCCCATGCCGGGCTCGGCCGACCCGGAGCCGAAGCCCGACGTCGGCAACACGGCGGACGCGGTGGTCGCGCTCGCCGCGCTGGGCCTGGCCGAGCAGGCGGAGAAGCCGCTCGCCTGGCTGGAGCAGAACGCCGCCGGCTGGGCGAAGGAGTCGGGCCCGGCCGCGTACGCGCAGCTCGTGTTCGCGGCGCACGCGACGGGCGGGGACCCGCGCGACTTCGGCGGGACGGACCTGGTCGCGGCGTTGAACGCGACCGGGCCCGAGCCGGAGCAGGCGTCCCCGAAGGGCGCCGAGGCCGCTGAGGCCGCCGAAGCCGCCGAAGCCGCCAAGGACACGGACGGGGATTCCGGTTCCGGGACGTGGTGGTTCGTCGGCGCGTTCTTCGCGGCGAGCGCCGGTGTGGGCGTCCTGTTCGCGGGCCGCCGCAGGTCCCGCTCGTGA
- a CDS encoding class I SAM-dependent methyltransferase produces the protein MLTVDFSRFPLAAGDRVLDLGCGAGRHAFECYRRGARVVALDRNGDEIREVATWFAAMKEAGEAPEGATATAMEGDALNLPFPDDSFDVVIISEVLEHIHDDKGVLAEMVRVLKPGGRIAVTVPRHGPERICWALSDAYHEVEGGHIRIYKADELLARIEEAGLVPYGTHHAHALHSPYWWLKCAFGVDNDQVLPVKAYHRLLVWDIMRKPLATRLAEQALNPLIGKSFVAYATKPQLPRTAA, from the coding sequence GTGCTGACCGTCGACTTCTCCCGCTTCCCGCTGGCCGCGGGAGACCGTGTGCTCGATCTCGGCTGCGGCGCGGGCCGGCACGCCTTCGAGTGCTACCGGCGCGGCGCGCGGGTCGTGGCCCTGGACCGCAACGGCGACGAGATACGCGAGGTCGCCACGTGGTTCGCCGCCATGAAGGAGGCGGGTGAGGCCCCCGAGGGCGCCACCGCCACCGCCATGGAGGGCGACGCGCTCAATCTCCCCTTCCCCGACGACTCCTTCGATGTCGTGATCATCTCCGAGGTGCTGGAGCACATCCACGACGACAAGGGCGTGCTCGCCGAGATGGTCCGCGTGCTCAAGCCGGGCGGCCGGATCGCCGTCACCGTGCCGCGCCACGGCCCCGAGCGGATCTGCTGGGCGCTGAGCGACGCGTACCACGAGGTCGAGGGCGGCCATATCCGTATCTACAAGGCCGACGAACTGCTGGCGCGGATCGAGGAGGCCGGGCTCGTCCCCTACGGCACCCATCACGCGCACGCCCTGCACAGCCCGTACTGGTGGCTCAAGTGCGCCTTCGGCGTGGACAACGACCAGGTCCTGCCGGTCAAGGCGTACCACCGGCTGCTCGTCTGGGACATCATGAGGAAGCCGCTGGCCACCCGGCTCGCCGAGCAGGCGCTCAACCCCCTCATCGGCAAGAGCTTCGTGGCGTACGCGACCAAGCCCCAGCTTCCCCGGACCGCGGCGTGA
- a CDS encoding glycosyltransferase family 4 protein: MTAEAIDTGSHAGPAPAADGGDGAPLRIALLTYKGNPFCGGQGVYVRHLSRELALLGHRVEVIGAQPYPVLDGGVPLTELPSLDLYRQPDPFRTPARDEYRDWIDALEVGTMWTGGFPEPLTFSLRARRHLRARRGEFDVIHDNQTLGYGLLGDLGAPLVTTVHHPITVDRALDLAAAADWKRRASVRRWYGFTRMQKRVARRLPSVLTVSGSSRQEIVDHLGVRGERVHVVPIGADTGLFAPDPAVPEVPGRIVTTSSADVPLKGLVHLVEALAKLRTEHPGAHLVVVGKRAEDGPVARLIERYGLGGAVEFVKGISDSELVDLVRSAQIACVPSLYEGFSLPAAEAMATGTPLVATTGGAIPEVAGADGESCLAVPPGDAGALAGALGRLLADPELRARLGTAGRRRVLERFTWAKAAQGTVELYRAALAGARR, translated from the coding sequence GTGACCGCCGAGGCCATCGACACCGGCTCTCACGCAGGCCCCGCGCCCGCCGCGGACGGCGGCGACGGCGCCCCCCTGCGGATCGCCCTCCTCACCTACAAGGGCAACCCCTTCTGCGGCGGCCAGGGCGTCTATGTCCGCCATCTCTCCCGTGAACTGGCCCTCCTCGGCCACCGTGTGGAGGTCATCGGCGCCCAGCCCTACCCCGTGCTCGACGGGGGCGTCCCCCTCACCGAGCTGCCCAGCCTCGATCTGTACCGGCAGCCCGACCCCTTCCGCACCCCCGCGCGGGACGAGTACCGCGACTGGATCGACGCCCTGGAGGTCGGCACCATGTGGACCGGCGGCTTCCCCGAGCCGCTGACGTTCTCCCTGCGGGCCCGCCGCCATCTGCGCGCGCGGCGCGGCGAGTTCGACGTCATCCACGACAACCAGACGCTGGGCTACGGCCTCCTCGGCGACCTGGGCGCGCCCCTCGTCACCACCGTCCACCACCCCATCACCGTCGACCGCGCGCTGGACCTCGCCGCGGCGGCCGACTGGAAGCGCCGCGCGTCCGTGCGCCGCTGGTACGGCTTCACCCGGATGCAGAAGCGGGTGGCCCGGCGGCTGCCCTCCGTCCTCACCGTCTCCGGCTCCTCCCGCCAGGAGATCGTGGACCACCTCGGCGTCCGGGGCGAGCGCGTCCATGTCGTGCCCATCGGCGCCGACACCGGACTGTTCGCGCCCGACCCCGCCGTCCCCGAGGTCCCCGGCAGGATCGTCACCACCTCCAGCGCGGACGTCCCGCTCAAGGGCCTCGTCCATCTGGTGGAGGCGCTGGCCAAGCTCCGTACCGAGCACCCCGGCGCCCACCTCGTGGTCGTCGGCAAGCGTGCCGAGGACGGCCCCGTCGCCCGGCTCATCGAGCGCTATGGCCTCGGCGGCGCCGTGGAGTTCGTCAAGGGGATATCCGACAGCGAACTGGTCGATCTGGTGCGGAGCGCGCAGATCGCCTGTGTGCCCTCGCTGTACGAGGGGTTCTCCCTGCCCGCGGCGGAGGCGATGGCCACCGGCACGCCGCTGGTCGCCACCACCGGCGGGGCGATACCGGAGGTCGCGGGGGCGGACGGGGAGAGCTGTCTCGCCGTACCCCCGGGCGACGCGGGCGCGCTGGCGGGCGCGCTCGGCAGACTCCTGGCCGACCCGGAGCTGCGCGCCCGGCTGGGCACGGCGGGGCGGCGGCGGGTGCTGGAACGGTTCACCTGGGCGAAGGCGGCCCAGGGGACGGTGGAGCTGTACCGCGCGGCCCTGGCCGGGGCGAGGCGTTGA
- a CDS encoding aldehyde dehydrogenase has protein sequence MTDFVEHGKLFIGGALTDPLGTGTIDVVSPHSEEIIGRVPHASRADVDAAVATARKAFDEGPWPRMTLDERIAVVTRIKDGVAARHEELARLVSSQNGSPYSWSVFAQALGPVMIWDAAITAARATVHEERRAGMLGPLVVRREPVGVVAAVMPWNVPQFTAASKLAPALLAGCTAILKPSPEAPLDSYLLAEIIQEAGLPAGVLSILPADREVSEYLVGHPGVDKVSFTGSVAAGKRVMEVASRHLTRVTLELGGKSAAVILPDADIAASVAGITPAAWLNNGQACVAQTRVLAPRSRYDEIAEALTAAAEALVVGDPLDPATQVGPLVAQRQQQRSFDYIELGRTAGAKLLTGGGRPAARDRGWYVEPTLFGEVDNGMRIAREEIFGPVICLLPYGDEEEAARIANDSDFGLSGSVWTADTDRGLDFARRIRTGTYSVNTFGVDLGAPFGGYKNSGLGREMGVEGYAAYLELKTIHLPAGSGGAEDAETTGTTGTTGTVEPTDG, from the coding sequence ATGACCGACTTCGTGGAACACGGAAAGCTGTTCATCGGCGGCGCGCTGACCGACCCGTTGGGCACCGGGACCATCGATGTGGTCTCGCCCCACAGCGAGGAGATCATCGGCCGCGTCCCGCACGCCTCCCGCGCCGACGTCGACGCGGCGGTCGCCACCGCCCGCAAGGCGTTCGACGAGGGCCCCTGGCCCCGGATGACCCTCGACGAACGCATAGCCGTCGTCACCCGGATCAAGGACGGGGTCGCCGCCCGCCACGAGGAGCTGGCCCGGCTGGTCAGCTCCCAGAACGGCTCCCCGTACTCCTGGAGCGTCTTCGCCCAGGCGCTCGGGCCCGTGATGATCTGGGACGCGGCCATCACCGCCGCCCGCGCCACCGTCCACGAGGAGCGGCGCGCCGGGATGCTCGGCCCGCTCGTGGTGCGGCGGGAGCCCGTCGGCGTCGTCGCGGCGGTGATGCCGTGGAACGTGCCGCAGTTCACGGCGGCGTCCAAGCTGGCCCCCGCGCTGCTCGCGGGCTGCACGGCGATCCTCAAGCCGTCCCCCGAGGCGCCCCTCGACTCCTATCTCCTCGCGGAGATCATCCAGGAGGCGGGGCTCCCGGCGGGCGTGCTCTCGATCCTTCCGGCGGACCGCGAGGTCAGCGAGTACCTCGTGGGCCACCCCGGTGTCGACAAGGTCTCCTTCACCGGCTCGGTGGCCGCGGGCAAACGGGTGATGGAGGTCGCCTCCCGCCATCTCACCCGCGTCACCCTCGAACTGGGCGGCAAGTCCGCCGCGGTGATCCTGCCCGACGCCGACATCGCGGCCTCGGTGGCCGGGATCACCCCCGCCGCCTGGCTCAACAACGGACAGGCGTGTGTGGCCCAGACCCGGGTGCTCGCCCCCCGCAGCCGGTACGACGAGATCGCCGAGGCCCTGACGGCGGCGGCCGAGGCGCTGGTCGTCGGCGACCCGCTGGACCCGGCGACCCAGGTCGGCCCGCTCGTCGCGCAGCGCCAGCAGCAGCGCTCGTTCGACTACATCGAACTGGGCCGCACGGCCGGGGCGAAGCTGCTCACCGGCGGCGGGCGCCCGGCCGCGCGGGACCGCGGCTGGTATGTCGAACCCACCCTCTTCGGCGAGGTCGACAACGGTATGCGGATCGCCCGCGAGGAGATCTTCGGACCGGTGATCTGTCTGCTGCCGTACGGGGACGAGGAGGAGGCCGCGCGGATCGCGAACGACTCCGACTTCGGGCTCAGCGGCAGCGTCTGGACCGCCGACACCGATCGCGGGCTCGACTTCGCCCGCCGGATCAGGACGGGGACGTACTCGGTCAACACATTCGGCGTGGACCTGGGGGCGCCGTTCGGGGGATACAAGAACTCCGGTCTGGGGCGGGAGATGGGTGTCGAGGGGTACGCCGCCTACCTTGAGCTCAAGACGATCCATCTGCCCGCCGGGTCCGGCGGCGCGGAGGACGCGGAGACAACGGGGACAACGGGGACAACGGGGACGGTGGAGCCGACGGATGGGTGA
- a CDS encoding TetR family transcriptional regulator, which produces MTAEATPRMPASPSLTERQEERRRRILHASARLACRGGFDAVQMREVAESSGVALGTLYRYFPSKIHLLVATMQDQLQRMHLTLRKRPPGGDGAAERVAETLMRAFRALQREPHLADAMVRALTFADRSVSPEVDTVSRQTTVIILDAMGLDRPTPEQLSAVRVIEHTWHSALITWLSGRASIAQVKIDIETVCRLIDLTTPPVPVPDGPPPRPAAHGG; this is translated from the coding sequence ATGACAGCCGAAGCCACGCCACGGATGCCCGCCTCACCCTCGCTGACGGAGCGCCAGGAGGAACGTCGTCGGCGCATTCTGCACGCCAGCGCGCGGCTCGCCTGCCGGGGCGGCTTCGACGCCGTGCAGATGCGGGAGGTCGCGGAGTCCTCCGGCGTGGCGCTCGGCACCCTCTACCGCTACTTCCCCTCCAAGATCCATCTGCTGGTCGCCACGATGCAGGACCAGCTCCAGCGGATGCATCTGACCCTGCGGAAGCGGCCCCCGGGCGGGGACGGCGCGGCGGAACGGGTCGCGGAGACCCTGATGCGGGCGTTCCGCGCGCTCCAGCGCGAGCCGCACCTCGCGGACGCGATGGTGCGGGCGCTGACCTTCGCCGACCGGAGCGTCAGCCCCGAGGTGGACACCGTCTCCCGGCAGACGACCGTGATCATCCTGGACGCGATGGGGCTCGACCGGCCGACGCCCGAACAGCTCTCGGCGGTGCGGGTCATCGAGCACACCTGGCACTCGGCGCTGATCACCTGGCTCTCCGGGAGGGCGTCGATCGCGCAGGTGAAGATCGACATCGAGACGGTCTGCCGTCTGATCGACCTGACGACGCCCCCGGTCCCGGTGCCGGACGGCCCCCCGCCGCGGCCCGCCGCCCACGGCGGCTGA
- a CDS encoding SCO2322 family protein has translation MRRAAAAGAARALAAVLALTAAVTLAGTGTAQAAGYRYWSFWQTDGAAWVYAVEGPATHRPADGSVAGFRFAVSENSSDAARPRRAPDFADVCGSTPARPDTKRVALVVDPGTRADAPSGETPPPLRTACARVPGAATTADALAAVAKPLRYNGQALLCAISGYPRTGCGEQLSGESGAAAKTSAADDTTASDGGPSLGALAGAAAVAALGAAALWQSRRRRR, from the coding sequence GTGAGGCGCGCCGCCGCCGCGGGGGCCGCGCGCGCACTCGCGGCCGTCCTCGCGCTGACGGCGGCGGTGACCCTGGCGGGAACGGGGACGGCGCAGGCCGCCGGGTACCGCTACTGGTCGTTCTGGCAGACGGACGGGGCGGCGTGGGTCTACGCCGTGGAGGGCCCCGCGACGCACCGGCCCGCCGACGGGTCCGTCGCCGGATTCCGTTTCGCCGTGAGCGAGAACAGCTCGGACGCGGCGCGCCCGCGCCGGGCGCCCGACTTCGCGGACGTCTGCGGGTCGACCCCGGCGCGCCCGGACACCAAGCGCGTCGCCCTCGTCGTCGACCCGGGCACCCGTGCCGACGCCCCCTCCGGCGAGACCCCGCCGCCCCTGCGCACGGCCTGCGCCCGGGTGCCCGGGGCCGCGACGACCGCCGACGCCCTCGCGGCGGTGGCCAAGCCGCTGCGCTACAACGGTCAGGCGCTGCTCTGCGCCATCTCGGGTTATCCGCGGACGGGCTGCGGCGAGCAGCTCTCCGGTGAGTCCGGTGCCGCCGCGAAGACGTCCGCCGCGGACGACACCACGGCCTCCGACGGCGGCCCCTCCCTGGGCGCCCTCGCCGGAGCCGCCGCCGTCGCGGCCCTGGGGGCGGCGGCCCTGTGGCAGTCCCGCCGCCGCCGTCGATGA
- a CDS encoding MBL fold metallo-hydrolase, which yields MTEAAEPGDGEAAGRGPAEGAADHRGNGAVVTDHGGGVQSIRVPIPDSPLGHTRVHVLDTDRGPVLIDTGWDDPASWDVLTSGLRAAGTAVEEVTGVVITHHHPDHHGLSGRVREASGAWLAMHPADTEIVRGSRRTSPADWYGYLTDRLGQAGAPEEHLARLRAAARPAPSGPPPPQYRAALPDREIVPDELLDLPGRRLRAIWTPGHTPGHVCLHLEENHPARLPGRGRLFSGDHLLPGISPHIGLYEELLGPADGGASHGAAGSDAGADPLGDYLRSLERVARLAPAEVLPAHEHTFTGAAGRVRELLDHHARRLRGLLVLLGEPLTVWETAERMEWNRPWERIPFDSRNIAVAEAAAHLRRLIRLGLVETVPGEPVRYAGMAV from the coding sequence ATGACGGAGGCGGCCGAGCCGGGGGACGGAGAGGCGGCGGGCCGCGGCCCCGCCGAGGGGGCGGCGGACCACCGGGGGAACGGGGCGGTGGTGACCGATCACGGGGGCGGTGTCCAGTCGATCCGGGTCCCGATCCCGGACAGTCCCCTCGGCCACACCCGCGTCCATGTCCTCGACACCGACCGGGGCCCGGTGCTCATCGACACCGGCTGGGACGACCCGGCCTCCTGGGACGTCCTCACCAGCGGGCTCCGCGCGGCCGGGACGGCGGTCGAGGAGGTCACCGGGGTGGTCATCACCCACCACCACCCGGACCACCACGGCCTCTCCGGGCGGGTCCGGGAGGCGTCGGGGGCATGGCTGGCGATGCACCCCGCCGACACGGAGATCGTGCGCGGGAGCCGGCGGACCTCCCCGGCGGACTGGTACGGCTATCTGACCGACCGGCTCGGACAGGCCGGAGCGCCCGAGGAGCATCTGGCCCGGCTGCGGGCCGCCGCGCGGCCGGCCCCGTCCGGCCCCCCGCCGCCGCAGTACCGGGCGGCCCTGCCGGACCGGGAGATCGTCCCCGACGAGCTGCTGGACCTCCCCGGGCGGCGGCTGCGCGCGATCTGGACGCCGGGCCACACCCCCGGGCACGTCTGTCTCCATCTGGAGGAGAACCACCCGGCCCGGCTGCCGGGGCGCGGGCGGCTCTTCTCGGGCGACCATCTGCTGCCGGGGATCAGTCCGCACATCGGGCTGTACGAGGAGTTGCTGGGTCCGGCGGACGGCGGCGCCTCCCACGGCGCCGCCGGTTCCGACGCGGGGGCGGACCCGCTCGGGGACTATCTCCGTTCGCTGGAACGGGTCGCGCGGCTGGCACCCGCCGAGGTGCTGCCCGCGCACGAGCACACCTTCACGGGGGCGGCCGGGCGGGTACGGGAGCTGCTGGACCACCACGCGCGCAGGCTGCGCGGGCTGCTCGTCCTGCTGGGGGAGCCGCTGACCGTCTGGGAGACGGCGGAGCGGATGGAGTGGAACCGGCCCTGGGAGCGGATTCCGTTCGACTCCCGGAACATCGCCGTCGCGGAGGCGGCGGCGCATCTGCGGAGGCTGATACGGCTGGGGCTCGTCGAGACCGTGCCGGGGGAACCGGTGCGGTACGCGGGGATGGCGGTGTGA